The DNA sequence GAGCTCAGGCTTAATGCGGGGTAGGGCAGCGGTGGAGCCAAGATCGCGAGATCGTCGTCGATCTCGGCAGCGGTGACCTCGTCCACCCCCACCCCGTCGGTGCTTTCGATCAACCGGCTGGCACTGTCGGCGCTGATCACATCCAGCAACGACACGTGTCGGCCGAGGTAGCGTCGGGTGGCAGGCAGGATACGGATCAGATCCAGCGAGCCGACACCGTCGCCCAGCAGTGAGGAGTCCGGCCGCAGGTCACGGTCCAGATGCCGACTCCACAAATGCGCCAGGCCGTTTGCTTGGGCCGGCGCTGCGCCGGCTTCTGCTTGCTGAGTCTTGGGCAGACGACCCGAATCAACCTTGCCACCGGGCTTGCGTGGAACCTCCGGGACGCCGGACACCACGAAACCGGGGACTCTCGCCGCCAGCAGGATGCCTCGAATGCGTTCTGCTGCAGCAGAATCGGTAGACCCTATCTTGGTGTCCGGGGTCTGAAACCAAACTCCGAGCCGGGTGCCGTCCGGTTCGACCGCGACATCGCAGATCGCGGGATCCTCGGCGATCAGCCGGGTGACTTCGGCAGTGTCGACGCGCTTGCCGGCAAGCTTCACGACGGCGTCCTTGCGACCCGCAAACACGGGAAAGCCCGCGCCGTCGATGCTCACCCGGTCTGCGGTGGCAAACGCACGCAGCGGCGAACCGTCGACGGCGAGTACGGTGCCAAAGTTGGTGCTGGCAATACCCACGTAGCCCGCAGACACCTGGTCGCCGAGCAAAACCACCTCACCGAATGCGATGAAAACGGTGTTTGGAGCCGGAGGTTTCCCCAGTCGCCGTTGGCAACTGGGCTCGACCACAGTCTCCTCCCCGTTCAGCGGCAGGTACGTCACCACCACCGTCGCCTCGGTGGGACCGTAGCTGGAAATCAGCGCGACGTCTGAATCACTGCTGAACGCATGCCACCGCTCGACGGCGCGGGGGCGGACCGCCTCTCCACCGATCACGATTTGGCGCACGCGTGATTTCGCCACGGTGGCAAGCATGTCGGGTTCGTCGCAGCACAGGTGCCAGATGGCGGTAGGCAGATCGAGGACCGTAGCGCCGTGGCGGATCAGGTCTTCTCCCAGTCGCGTGAGATCTCCGCTTCGCGTTGCCGCCGAGCGAACCAGAGCGGCACCGGATTGCGCGGCGCCGAAAATCTCCTCCACACTGATATCTGACGTCAGAGCCGCACATTGCAAGACGGTGTCGTGCTGCTCCCATCCGTAGGCCAGCCGCGCTCCCCGACAGAAGATCGCCAGTGTGCCGTGAGTGATCGGCACCAGCTTGGGACTGCCGGTAGAGCCTGAAGTGGGCATGACGTAGGCGATCCGTTGCGCCAAGTCATGGTCGTCGCGGACCTGTTGAAGGCGGTCCGAAAGGCGGGAGGACGGTGCCGGCAGGTCGGTATTTCCGATGTCGACCAATCGTGCTGAAAGCCCACCTTCCGAACGGAGGGCCGCTAGGCGGCTTTCGAGTTCGTCGGCGCTTTCGCAGACGCTGTAGCCGCAACCGGCCAGATGGCATGCGACCAAGAGATCGATGGTCTTGTCGGTGTGATCGTCGGTGAATACCAACAGCTCACCGGGCTCGACGCCCGAACTCACCAGCCAAGAGATCCAAGAATCGATATACCGGCGGCGTTGGCGCCAGCCGTCGATGTCGGTGTTCGGGTCGAGAAACCACGCCGACACGGCCGGCCTTGTCGGGTTGGGCGCGATATCGGTGGCATGGCACCTTCCGTCGGTGTCAACCTCGAACCACTGGCCCACACTCATTGCGACGGGCTGATCCCAGTGGGCCGGCATCTTCAGCAGTACTTGGGCGATCAGGACTGCGATTTCCGGGGATTGGGTCCGGTTTGGGTGATCGCCATCCCAGATCGACAGCGTCAGAGTCTGATGCGGATCGTCTTGGACGGCTGCCACGGTCAGCCCCTCGATCGGCCCGATATCTGTGGTAGCCGGCATGGCGTCTAGGAACGGACGCAGTTCGGGCGCGCAGGGATCCGGAAGAAAGTTGAGCGCCAATGCGTCGGTCTGGGGAGTCCGGTTGATCGTCAGATAGATGCGGCGATACAACTCCTCCCGGAACCAGCGCCGCCGAACGGCTTTGACGTATCCGCGGTCAACATTGGCCACGAGATCTCGCAGTGATGCGAATGCCGGGAAGCGAACAGATTGGGCAACCGAGTTGACGATGCAGGTGGCCACCTCAAGAGCGGGCTCACCAAACCGATTGTCGATGGCGTGCACCACCAAGGCATCGGTACTGCTTCGACGGCCTGCATCGACCGCGACGGCGGCTGCCGTCACCAACACATGCAGCGGCACTTGTGCCCGAGCGGCCAGCTTCGTGATCGCTTCGTAGTCGGATCCGGTGATCTGGACCGACTCGCGCAGCACCCCTCGGCGAGCACTGCCTGACGTCGGTGGCGATTGCGGATAGCTGCCAGTGGTTGCCTC is a window from the Mycobacterium sp. SVM_VP21 genome containing:
- a CDS encoding AMP-binding protein, giving the protein MSIPLSVSQQNIYRGVLQDADPTLYLIGRRYRLSPIPLPRFRLALAAAVQRNPVQLCVLEQAEAQYPHLVPRLRADDLMRMSHDGAEPLVREWDSGILSRPLVRYTVQVDSSGDVVGLDMHAHHLLLDGGATGLIEADLGRNLSAGSSELPAIAAGLERLAEAHRREAEQVDAAQRRLTESVQRELAGEATTGSYPQSPPTSGSARRGVLRESVQITGSDYEAITKLAARAQVPLHVLVTAAAVAVDAGRRSSTDALVVHAIDNRFGEPALEVATCIVNSVAQSVRFPAFASLRDLVANVDRGYVKAVRRRWFREELYRRIYLTINRTPQTDALALNFLPDPCAPELRPFLDAMPATTDIGPIEGLTVAAVQDDPHQTLTLSIWDGDHPNRTQSPEIAVLIAQVLLKMPAHWDQPVAMSVGQWFEVDTDGRCHATDIAPNPTRPAVSAWFLDPNTDIDGWRQRRRYIDSWISWLVSSGVEPGELLVFTDDHTDKTIDLLVACHLAGCGYSVCESADELESRLAALRSEGGLSARLVDIGNTDLPAPSSRLSDRLQQVRDDHDLAQRIAYVMPTSGSTGSPKLVPITHGTLAIFCRGARLAYGWEQHDTVLQCAALTSDISVEEIFGAAQSGAALVRSAATRSGDLTRLGEDLIRHGATVLDLPTAIWHLCCDEPDMLATVAKSRVRQIVIGGEAVRPRAVERWHAFSSDSDVALISSYGPTEATVVVTYLPLNGEETVVEPSCQRRLGKPPAPNTVFIAFGEVVLLGDQVSAGYVGIASTNFGTVLAVDGSPLRAFATADRVSIDGAGFPVFAGRKDAVVKLAGKRVDTAEVTRLIAEDPAICDVAVEPDGTRLGVWFQTPDTKIGSTDSAAAERIRGILLAARVPGFVVSGVPEVPRKPGGKVDSGRLPKTQQAEAGAAPAQANGLAHLWSRHLDRDLRPDSSLLGDGVGSLDLIRILPATRRYLGRHVSLLDVISADSASRLIESTDGVGVDEVTAAEIDDDLAILAPPLPYPALSLSSDGTGTVVVFGASGILGTGFARAAVDLRTHGFDSELVLATTSELPDAGPWRELAGVDGVRIEHIAPQRIPELIRTTHAATVVNAIGNTNVVVPYRELRPANVEAVLTIAAACAAHDARLVHLSTSVVSAQPATPQVVDPRAAPYPYAASKALAELIVARNAGHLAFSLVRLPRVLGEPHQLRITADILVALADACSALRAYPAVQLTEEVTSSRSAAAAILGMLSEPLGHNLTALRGTPVEYSKFLAHFGSREYDVERWKQHLDASDWARCNPRRWAVIDAWLTLGLRLGGRSYAQYLAGHASLDLHVDTVTELAAPPSRLVELVAHGCGVEPDSPF